From one Psilocybe cubensis strain MGC-MH-2018 chromosome 13, whole genome shotgun sequence genomic stretch:
- a CDS encoding putative hydrolase (putative hydrolase UM10204) translates to MSEFHVREAPSSEQDFLPRVKPSPKKSKIPGSFSYTASDDGTDENLLILLHGLGDTELPFSKMGKSLKLPQTAVLALRAPEQVPFLYEEAYQWYTSFDDLGETITRPNPTPALQFLSKVIDHLMKDCAWPISRIHFFGFAQGGSVAAEFGIYWWKLQSKSITSGNTTDGTQTPAVPSFGSIVSVSGPLLSYPTLPLLCPTPVLIVHRSPPADTALPSDAIPAFKKGYQNVTESKLGPKPAGMPASRQEWEPIMRFWSQHLSKRQISGLYEVLSGSGVP, encoded by the exons ATGTCCGAATTTCACGTCCGAGAAGCGCCTAGCTCTGAGCAAGACTTCCTACCGAGAGTAAAACCAAGTCCAAAGAAATCCAAGATACCAGGATCTTTCTCGTACACGGCTAGTGATGATGGGACTGACGAGAATTTGCTCATTCTTCTGCACGGTCTTG GTGACACAGAACTCCCATTCTCAAAAATGGGGAAATCCTTAAAATTGCCTCAGACTGCGGTACTTGCACTGCGTGCCCCGGAACA AGTCCCGTTCCTTTACGAGGAAGCGTACCAGTGGTACACGTCCTTTGACGACCTGGGAGAAACAATTACACGTCCAAACCCAACTCCAGCTCTTCAATTTCTGTCCAAGGTCATCGACCATTTGATGAAAGACTGCGCCTGGCCTATCTCGCGCATTCATTTCTTTGGGTTTGCACAAGGGGGGTCTGTGGCCGCCGAGTTTGGGATATACTGGTGGAAACTGCAATCGAAAAGCATCACCTCAGGAAATACGACAGACGGGACACAAACGCCTGCAGTACCATCATTTGGTTCCATTGTTTCTGTCTCGGGCCCTCTTCTGTCGTACCCCACCCTGCCTTTGCTCTGTCCAACGCCCGTTCTAATAGTCCACCGATCTCCACCTGCCGACACAGCGCTACCCTCTGACGCTATCCCCGCATTCAAAAAGGGATATCAAAATGTCACCGAATCAAAGCTGGGGCCCAAACCCGCTGGGATGCCCGCATCAAGGCAAGAATGGGAACCTATCATGCGCTTCTGGAGTCAACATCTCTCCAAACGCCAGATCAGCGGTCTATACGAAGTTCTGTCTGGTTCCGGTGTACCTTGA